A single region of the Chryseobacterium culicis genome encodes:
- a CDS encoding thioredoxin family protein yields the protein MKKSIFYHAGCPVCISAEHDIISLIGLENVEIIHLGNDKNKIEDAEKAGVMSVPALVTPNGNVLHINFGASIEDVKN from the coding sequence ATGAAAAAATCCATTTTTTATCATGCAGGATGTCCTGTATGTATCAGCGCAGAACATGATATTATCAGCCTTATAGGGTTGGAAAATGTTGAAATTATCCATTTGGGTAATGACAAAAACAAAATTGAAGACGCAGAAAAGGCAGGCGTGATGTCTGTACCTGCTTTAGTAACGCCTAATGGGAACGTCCTTCACATTAATTTTGGAGCATCTATAGAAGATGTGAAAAATTAG
- a CDS encoding pyridoxamine 5'-phosphate oxidase family protein has protein sequence MSTQNLTHLEAIKKIKELSESAKICMFCTELETVPVNSRPMTLQETDDSGNLWFISSGTSNKNFEIKEDRRVQLFFMNNSDSQYLSVYGEASVYKDKATIEDKWSPLAKAWFDGKDDPNVTIIRVEPRETYYWDTKAGKLVSLFSFVASAITGHKTNNSDGVEGNAII, from the coding sequence ATGTCAACACAAAATCTTACCCATCTCGAAGCGATCAAAAAGATCAAAGAATTATCAGAAAGTGCAAAAATATGTATGTTCTGTACAGAATTAGAAACCGTTCCTGTCAATTCCCGACCCATGACACTCCAGGAGACGGATGACAGTGGAAACCTTTGGTTTATCAGCAGTGGTACCAGCAATAAAAATTTTGAAATAAAAGAAGACCGCAGAGTGCAGCTATTTTTTATGAATAACAGTGACTCCCAATATCTTTCCGTATACGGAGAAGCGTCTGTTTATAAGGATAAAGCCACTATTGAAGATAAATGGTCTCCACTGGCAAAAGCCTGGTTTGACGGAAAAGATGATCCCAATGTAACCATTATTCGTGTAGAACCTAGAGAAACCTATTACTGGGATACGAAAGCCGGAAAACTGGTCAGTCTCTTTAGTTTTGTTGCTTCAGCAATAACAGGTCATAAAACTAATAATTCTGACGGTGTAGAAGGAAATGCAATCATTTAA
- a CDS encoding helix-turn-helix domain-containing protein, whose product MQISPPKHLALYIRHYIFLENSESDIRYLRLFTDGSSGLILSGDMNLYSGISENSMPLSFFYGALNGYKDFSSKGRFSLIAVVFQPYFLNILLKTSVKEISNQIVSVEDVLKNKLEVFQEKLFNKANPLAVINDLNTFFTDFLSESMHAEHHMIAATQQYILQNKGSVSSKNLQSFTGYSERHLERKFEYHMGISPKKYGNIIRLHYFLSLMNKGFDHENMTMLSYEAGYSDQSHLIREFKNNIGLTPKQYLNTENKMAVNFIEL is encoded by the coding sequence ATGCAGATTTCGCCTCCTAAACATTTAGCGCTTTATATCAGGCATTATATCTTTTTGGAAAATTCCGAAAGTGATATAAGGTACCTAAGGCTCTTTACTGATGGGAGTTCCGGACTTATTCTATCCGGGGATATGAATCTGTATTCCGGCATTTCAGAGAATAGTATGCCACTTTCCTTTTTTTACGGAGCTTTAAACGGATATAAAGATTTTTCTTCAAAAGGGAGATTTTCTCTGATTGCTGTTGTATTCCAGCCTTATTTTCTGAATATCCTTTTAAAAACTTCTGTTAAGGAAATCAGTAATCAGATTGTTTCTGTGGAAGATGTATTGAAAAATAAACTGGAAGTATTTCAGGAAAAACTGTTTAATAAGGCAAACCCGTTAGCTGTTATTAATGATCTGAATACATTTTTTACTGATTTTTTATCGGAAAGCATGCATGCTGAACATCATATGATAGCTGCAACACAGCAATATATACTTCAGAATAAAGGCTCTGTATCCTCCAAAAATTTGCAAAGCTTCACTGGATATTCTGAACGGCATCTGGAAAGGAAATTTGAATATCATATGGGAATATCTCCCAAAAAATATGGAAATATTATCCGTCTTCATTACTTTTTAAGCCTTATGAATAAAGGATTTGATCATGAAAATATGACGATGCTTTCATATGAAGCGGGATATTCTGACCAGTCACACCTTATCAGAGAATTTAAAAATAATATCGGGCTTACTCCCAAGCAGTATCTGAATACAGAAAATAAGATGGCTGTTAATTTCATTGAGCTGTAA
- a CDS encoding nitrilase family protein — protein MNIKISTAQFENKSGDKAYNLSVIEKLAAEAASKGSHVIVFHECSITGYTFARKLSKEQLLDVAERIPEGESIQKLQEIAIKYNITLLAGLFEKDQYDNLFKAYVCVDKTVLKAKYRKLHPFINPNLTPGNEYCVFDIMGWKCGILICYDNNVIENVRATRLLGAEIIFMPHVTMGTPSTRPGAGFVDPQLWENRVADPTSLQLEFKGMKGRDWLMKWLPSRAYDNGAYIVFSNPVGMDDDQLKNGCSMIIDPFGDIIAECHSWEDSFESAVITPEKLTQAGGYRYIKARRPELYRDIIGQEHSPEQKVVWLDDKTI, from the coding sequence ATGAATATTAAAATTTCAACCGCACAATTTGAAAACAAAAGCGGAGATAAGGCTTATAACCTGTCCGTTATCGAAAAATTAGCTGCTGAAGCGGCATCCAAAGGCTCTCATGTGATTGTTTTTCATGAATGTTCAATCACAGGCTATACTTTTGCAAGGAAACTTTCCAAAGAACAACTCCTCGACGTTGCTGAACGTATTCCGGAAGGGGAGAGCATCCAAAAATTGCAGGAGATTGCCATAAAATATAATATTACTCTATTAGCAGGTCTGTTTGAAAAAGACCAATATGATAATCTTTTCAAAGCATATGTATGTGTTGATAAAACAGTACTAAAGGCTAAATACCGAAAACTTCATCCTTTTATCAATCCCAACCTTACCCCTGGGAATGAGTATTGTGTATTTGATATTATGGGTTGGAAGTGTGGAATTCTCATCTGCTATGATAACAACGTCATTGAAAATGTCAGAGCAACAAGACTTCTGGGAGCCGAGATAATTTTTATGCCACACGTTACCATGGGCACCCCTTCTACAAGGCCGGGAGCTGGGTTTGTGGATCCTCAGCTATGGGAAAACAGGGTCGCAGATCCTACCTCTTTACAGTTGGAATTTAAGGGAATGAAAGGCAGAGACTGGCTGATGAAGTGGCTTCCGTCAAGAGCTTATGATAATGGTGCTTATATTGTTTTTTCAAACCCTGTAGGTATGGATGATGACCAGCTGAAAAACGGATGTTCCATGATTATAGATCCTTTCGGAGATATTATTGCAGAATGTCATTCTTGGGAAGATAGCTTTGAATCGGCTGTCATTACTCCCGAAAAGCTTACTCAGGCAGGAGGATACAGGTATATTAAAGCCCGAAGACCTGAATTGTACAGAGACATCATAGGACAGGAACATTCACCGGAACAAAAAGTTGTATGGCTTGACGATAAAACCATTTAA
- a CDS encoding rhodanese-like domain-containing protein produces the protein MKSLFIFCGIALILYVAYRIYRFQTLDNGLPELLKKGAIILDVRTEKEYETGHIEGSVNISLGTIRERYVELDPEKTYITVYSHGLRSVKAENILKERGFRHIHNGGAWTDLQKTMGQ, from the coding sequence ATAAAAAGTCTTTTTATATTCTGTGGAATTGCCCTTATTCTCTATGTTGCCTACAGAATATACCGATTCCAGACTTTAGATAACGGATTACCGGAGCTGCTCAAAAAAGGAGCGATAATTCTCGATGTAAGAACTGAAAAAGAATATGAAACGGGACATATAGAAGGTTCTGTAAATATTTCATTAGGAACAATCAGAGAGCGGTACGTAGAATTAGATCCGGAAAAAACATACATTACAGTATACTCTCATGGGCTTCGAAGTGTAAAAGCTGAAAATATTCTCAAAGAAAGAGGCTTCAGGCATATTCATAACGGAGGTGCCTGGACAGACCTTCAGAAAACAATGGGTCAATAA
- a CDS encoding DUF3817 domain-containing protein, giving the protein MIDLFKTKIGRLRILAILEGISLLTLIGIAVPMKYWMGNPLLVRLIGPVHGTLFLLFLFNTLSVGVEQNWKFKEITWKVILACFIPLGTFYIDKKILSKL; this is encoded by the coding sequence ATGATAGATTTATTTAAAACAAAAATCGGACGGCTGAGAATTCTGGCTATTTTAGAAGGGATCTCATTATTGACCCTGATAGGCATTGCCGTTCCTATGAAGTATTGGATGGGAAATCCTTTATTGGTAAGGCTTATCGGCCCGGTACACGGAACATTATTCCTGCTTTTCCTATTCAATACATTGAGTGTTGGCGTAGAACAGAACTGGAAGTTCAAAGAAATAACATGGAAAGTAATTCTTGCCTGCTTTATTCCGTTGGGAACATTTTATATTGACAAAAAAATACTGAGCAAGCTATAA
- a CDS encoding TetR/AcrR family transcriptional regulator: protein MKKSEATRLTILQKAFELIYVKGFQTTSIDEIIATTQVTKGAFYYHFKTKDEMGLAIINELMKPNFRRNFIESLQNNRNPLDNIYEIIHNLLMENDFLKVEYGCPTSNFVQQMAPWHTAFTQALHELSKEWEEAFTESIEKGKKEGIIKKEVSAREVSVFVISGYWGVRNLGKVENSKEVYLVYLKGLKSYFKTLQ from the coding sequence ATGAAGAAATCAGAAGCAACCCGACTTACTATTCTCCAGAAAGCGTTCGAATTAATCTATGTAAAAGGTTTCCAGACAACAAGCATTGATGAAATTATCGCAACGACTCAGGTGACGAAAGGTGCTTTTTACTATCATTTTAAAACTAAAGATGAGATGGGACTGGCTATTATCAACGAACTGATGAAGCCTAACTTCAGACGCAACTTTATTGAATCCCTCCAAAACAACAGAAATCCTCTGGACAATATTTATGAGATCATCCATAATCTCCTGATGGAAAATGATTTTCTAAAAGTTGAGTACGGCTGCCCTACTTCCAATTTTGTACAGCAAATGGCCCCATGGCACACTGCCTTTACCCAGGCTTTACATGAACTTTCGAAAGAATGGGAAGAAGCTTTTACTGAAAGTATTGAAAAAGGTAAAAAGGAAGGAATTATTAAAAAGGAAGTCAGCGCAAGAGAAGTCAGTGTTTTTGTCATTTCCGGGTATTGGGGAGTCAGAAATTTGGGGAAGGTTGAAAATTCAAAAGAAGTATATCTTGTTTATTTAAAGGGACTTAAGTCTTACTTCAAAACGCTTCAATAA
- a CDS encoding MFS transporter — protein MNFQKEIQINTATQTVKKGLPAALWALTISAFGIGTTEFVIVGLLPTVASDLGITIPSAGLLVSLYAIGVAIGAPILTALTGKIPRKMLLVSIMLLFVIGNGLASIAPGFITLVLARILTGFAHGVYFSIGSTIAASLVPEEKRATAISIMFAGLTLAIVTGVPLGTFIGQHFGWRATFIGVSILGIIGLVASLLLVPNTLKNGKTASLKSQFKVLGNKRLIFAFLMTAMGYGGTFVVFTYLSPILQKITGFQESTVTFILLIYGIAIALGNLIGGKVANKNPLKALLWMFAAQGLVLLAFYFTVSSPVLSIITLFLLGALSFASVPGLQLLVVQIAEKELPGTEDVASGINIAAFNMGIAIGSYAGGMIVTSSLGLESTPWIGALFLLVTVLITVYSIRLSKKN, from the coding sequence ATGAATTTTCAAAAAGAAATACAGATCAATACGGCAACGCAGACGGTTAAAAAAGGTCTTCCTGCAGCTTTATGGGCATTAACAATAAGTGCCTTCGGAATAGGAACTACTGAATTTGTAATTGTGGGACTGCTGCCCACCGTAGCATCTGATCTCGGGATTACCATTCCGTCAGCAGGATTATTGGTAAGTCTTTATGCGATTGGAGTGGCTATCGGAGCTCCTATATTAACGGCATTAACAGGGAAAATTCCACGCAAGATGCTGCTGGTTTCCATTATGCTCCTGTTTGTTATCGGAAATGGTTTGGCATCGATTGCGCCTGGATTTATAACTTTAGTGCTAGCAAGAATTTTAACAGGTTTTGCCCATGGGGTTTATTTTTCCATTGGGTCTACCATTGCCGCTTCATTGGTACCTGAAGAAAAAAGAGCTACAGCAATTTCTATTATGTTTGCCGGACTTACACTGGCCATTGTAACAGGAGTTCCGCTGGGAACTTTTATAGGACAACACTTCGGATGGAGAGCGACTTTCATCGGGGTTTCAATCCTTGGAATCATTGGGTTAGTAGCCAGTTTATTATTGGTTCCCAATACGCTGAAAAATGGGAAAACAGCTTCATTAAAAAGCCAGTTTAAGGTATTGGGAAATAAACGTCTGATCTTTGCTTTTTTAATGACTGCAATGGGGTATGGAGGAACATTTGTTGTTTTTACTTATCTGTCACCAATTTTACAGAAGATCACAGGATTTCAGGAATCTACCGTTACTTTTATCCTTTTGATTTATGGAATTGCCATTGCACTAGGAAATCTGATTGGAGGAAAAGTAGCGAATAAAAACCCTTTGAAAGCACTGCTATGGATGTTTGCCGCACAGGGACTGGTATTGCTTGCCTTTTATTTTACCGTAAGCAGTCCGGTGCTAAGTATCATTACCCTTTTCCTTTTAGGAGCATTATCATTTGCTTCTGTTCCGGGACTTCAGCTATTGGTGGTACAAATTGCAGAAAAAGAACTTCCGGGAACGGAAGACGTTGCTTCAGGGATTAATATTGCAGCCTTTAATATGGGGATTGCAATCGGATCTTATGCAGGAGGAATGATTGTGACTTCTTCTTTAGGCCTGGAAAGTACACCCTGGATCGGGGCATTGTTCCTGCTGGTAACAGTTTTGATTACGGTATACAGCATCCGCTTAAGTAAGAAAAATTAA
- the pdeM gene encoding ligase-associated DNA damage response endonuclease PdeM — translation MFIATKKIFIQSETFILTNQRAAFREKDKALILSDLHIGKTAHFRKNGIALANHIMKSDLERLSALIEYFQPEKFIVVGDLLHAGDNSDVDEFCVWKKQYSDLQFYLIEGNHDRISKALEEKLCFDYKAEWLETDDITFIHDFDPVRFGFQITGHIHPGIVLSSAVKNIRLPCFALTSNQLLLPAFSEFTGLDTKNLPKKSTFFVFTDAEIYEI, via the coding sequence GTGTTTATAGCAACAAAAAAAATTTTCATCCAAAGTGAAACTTTTATTCTGACCAATCAACGGGCAGCATTCCGGGAAAAAGATAAAGCACTGATTCTTTCCGATCTTCACATCGGGAAAACCGCTCATTTCCGCAAAAATGGTATTGCATTGGCCAATCATATCATGAAAAGCGACCTGGAAAGATTATCCGCACTGATTGAATATTTTCAGCCTGAAAAATTCATTGTGGTTGGAGATTTACTTCACGCCGGAGACAATTCTGATGTGGATGAATTCTGTGTATGGAAAAAGCAATACTCTGACTTGCAGTTTTATCTTATTGAAGGAAATCATGACAGAATTTCAAAAGCTTTAGAGGAAAAATTATGTTTTGATTACAAAGCTGAATGGCTTGAAACTGATGATATCACTTTTATTCATGATTTTGATCCGGTCAGATTCGGATTTCAGATTACCGGACATATTCACCCCGGAATTGTGTTGAGTTCTGCGGTGAAGAATATCAGGCTTCCCTGCTTTGCACTCACCAGCAATCAATTGTTACTTCCTGCTTTTAGTGAATTCACAGGATTGGATACCAAAAATCTACCTAAGAAAAGTACATTTTTTGTGTTTACAGATGCAGAGATTTATGAGATTTAA
- a CDS encoding 2,3-bisphosphoglycerate-dependent phosphoglycerate mutase encodes MEKLFLVRHGQSLWNLENRFTGWKDIDITEAGIEEAKKAGLALKGERIDIAFTSALVRAQHTLSIILNEIGNPNIPVIKDKALNERSYGNLEGLNKAETALKYGDEQVHSWRRSFDVVPPGGESLKDTYNRVIPYFESQIRPLLKQGENVLIVAHGNSLRALIMYLEHLSPEEILEREIATGIPLTYVFDEKFHVSRKVS; translated from the coding sequence ATGGAAAAATTATTCTTGGTCCGTCACGGACAGTCACTCTGGAATCTGGAAAACAGATTTACAGGCTGGAAAGATATTGATATAACTGAAGCCGGAATTGAAGAAGCCAAAAAAGCAGGGCTTGCGCTAAAAGGAGAAAGAATAGATATTGCATTTACTTCTGCCTTGGTAAGAGCACAGCATACCCTCTCCATCATCCTTAACGAAATTGGAAATCCCAATATTCCGGTCATCAAAGATAAAGCATTAAACGAACGTTCTTACGGAAATCTCGAAGGATTAAACAAAGCAGAAACCGCACTGAAATATGGTGACGAGCAGGTTCATAGCTGGCGCAGATCATTTGATGTGGTTCCTCCGGGTGGAGAAAGCCTTAAAGATACTTACAACAGAGTGATTCCTTATTTTGAAAGTCAGATAAGACCTTTATTAAAACAGGGTGAGAATGTATTAATTGTAGCCCATGGAAACAGTCTCCGTGCCCTTATTATGTATCTGGAGCATCTTTCTCCTGAAGAGATTTTAGAACGGGAAATTGCTACCGGTATTCCTCTGACTTATGTTTTTGATGAAAAATTTCATGTAAGCCGAAAGGTCAGTTAA
- a CDS encoding ligase-associated DNA damage response DEXH box helicase, whose product MAAFEHTNGFKIIQQWMIDKGIEPFKFQIETWKKFESGYSGMVVAPTGFGKTFSVFLALISNFLNHPDQYKKGLKMIWITPLRSLSKDIAKAMQEAMDEIGLDWAVGVRNGDTDPKVRQQQVKKMPEILVVTPESLHLLLAQKNNEAFFRDMKCIAVDEWHELLGSKRGVMVELGISQLRKYVPKIKIWGITATIGNLDEAMDVLIPYDGKKTKITAKEHKKIDILPVFPDEIEILPWAGHLGNKLADKVVPIILDSKSTIVFTNTRSQSEMWYQLLLDAHPDFAGQIAIHHSSIDAHLRIWIEENLSSGKLKAVVSTSSLDLGIDFKPVDTVIQIGSAKGVARFLQRAGRSGHSPFETSRIYCVPTHSLELIEVSALKEAVKQKVVEPREPQVLCFDVLVQFLMTLAVGDGFYPDELHERIKKVYAFQEMLDEEWQSILEFLTIGGSVLKSYEEFHKIVIMEDGLYKVTSRKIAMLHRMNMGVIVSDAMLKVKFISGGYIGMVEEYFISKLKKEEKFILAGRTLEVAMIKDMTVYVRAAKGRALVPSYLGGRLPLSSNLGYFLREKLSHALNPKASEKELKFLHPLLINQEANSHIPKENEFLVEMIKNREGYHLFIYPFEGRLVHEVMAALIAYRISKLAPISFSMAMNDYGFELFSDKEIPLNEENLKQILTRDNLMNDVIASINSAEMARRKFRDIAVISGMVIQNYAGQQRSNKSLQSSAGLIFKVLEDHDPNHFLIKQAYTEVFNMQLQEQRLVEAFKRIEKSEVILKHSRSFTPLSFPIKVDSLRQTLSSEGLDARIRRMLKLSNISDLS is encoded by the coding sequence TTGGCAGCATTCGAACATACCAACGGATTTAAGATCATTCAGCAATGGATGATCGATAAAGGTATTGAACCTTTTAAATTTCAGATAGAAACCTGGAAGAAATTTGAAAGCGGATACAGCGGAATGGTAGTTGCTCCTACCGGTTTTGGAAAAACGTTCTCTGTTTTTTTAGCATTAATTTCTAACTTCCTGAATCATCCTGATCAATATAAAAAAGGACTGAAAATGATCTGGATAACACCGCTTCGTTCTCTGTCCAAAGACATCGCTAAAGCCATGCAGGAAGCAATGGATGAAATAGGACTCGATTGGGCTGTAGGAGTAAGAAACGGAGATACTGATCCAAAAGTAAGACAGCAGCAGGTTAAAAAAATGCCTGAAATTCTGGTGGTAACCCCCGAAAGTCTCCATTTGCTGCTGGCTCAGAAAAATAATGAAGCTTTTTTCAGGGATATGAAATGTATCGCTGTGGACGAATGGCATGAATTACTCGGTTCAAAACGAGGGGTGATGGTAGAACTCGGCATTTCACAGCTTAGAAAATACGTTCCGAAAATTAAAATATGGGGAATTACAGCCACCATCGGAAATCTGGATGAGGCCATGGATGTTCTTATTCCCTATGATGGTAAAAAGACAAAAATTACAGCTAAAGAGCATAAAAAGATAGATATTCTTCCTGTTTTTCCGGACGAAATTGAAATATTACCCTGGGCAGGACATCTTGGAAATAAGCTTGCAGATAAAGTAGTCCCGATTATTTTGGATTCAAAGTCTACCATTGTATTTACGAATACCAGAAGCCAGAGCGAAATGTGGTACCAGCTTCTGCTGGATGCTCACCCCGATTTTGCCGGACAGATCGCCATCCATCACAGTTCTATCGATGCCCATTTGAGAATCTGGATTGAGGAAAATCTAAGTTCCGGTAAATTAAAGGCTGTGGTATCCACATCATCTCTCGATCTTGGCATTGACTTTAAACCTGTTGACACCGTTATTCAAATAGGATCCGCCAAAGGAGTCGCCCGTTTCCTTCAAAGAGCCGGACGGAGTGGTCACTCCCCTTTTGAAACTTCAAGAATTTATTGTGTCCCGACCCATTCTTTGGAACTGATTGAAGTTTCTGCTCTAAAAGAAGCCGTAAAACAAAAAGTCGTTGAACCCAGAGAACCACAGGTTTTATGTTTTGATGTTTTGGTGCAGTTTCTGATGACATTGGCGGTTGGTGATGGTTTTTATCCTGATGAACTACATGAAAGAATCAAAAAAGTATATGCTTTTCAGGAAATGTTGGATGAAGAGTGGCAAAGCATTCTGGAATTTCTTACCATTGGCGGCAGTGTGTTGAAAAGCTATGAAGAATTCCATAAAATAGTCATTATGGAAGACGGCCTTTATAAAGTTACTTCAAGAAAAATAGCAATGCTTCACAGGATGAATATGGGGGTTATTGTAAGTGATGCAATGCTGAAGGTGAAATTTATTTCCGGAGGTTATATCGGAATGGTCGAAGAATATTTTATTTCAAAACTAAAGAAAGAGGAGAAATTCATTTTAGCCGGACGTACACTTGAAGTTGCAATGATCAAAGATATGACCGTGTATGTAAGAGCGGCTAAAGGAAGGGCTTTAGTACCCAGTTATCTGGGCGGAAGATTGCCACTAAGCTCTAATTTAGGGTATTTTTTAAGAGAAAAACTTTCACATGCTTTAAATCCAAAAGCTTCAGAAAAGGAACTCAAATTTCTGCATCCTCTATTGATCAATCAGGAAGCAAATTCCCATATTCCCAAAGAAAATGAATTTCTTGTTGAAATGATTAAAAACCGTGAAGGCTATCATTTGTTCATATATCCTTTTGAAGGACGCTTGGTACATGAAGTAATGGCGGCTCTGATTGCCTACAGGATTTCAAAGCTTGCGCCTATTTCCTTTTCTATGGCGATGAATGATTACGGATTTGAGTTGTTCAGTGACAAAGAAATCCCGCTAAATGAAGAAAACCTGAAACAGATTCTTACCCGGGACAATCTGATGAACGATGTGATTGCAAGTATTAATTCTGCAGAAATGGCAAGACGAAAATTCCGTGATATTGCCGTAATTTCAGGAATGGTGATTCAAAATTATGCAGGACAGCAGCGCTCCAACAAATCATTACAAAGCTCTGCCGGATTGATTTTCAAAGTTCTGGAAGACCATGATCCCAATCATTTTTTAATAAAGCAGGCCTATACCGAAGTTTTTAACATGCAGCTTCAGGAACAACGGCTTGTAGAAGCTTTTAAAAGGATTGAAAAATCTGAAGTTATTCTAAAACATTCCCGTTCTTTTACCCCGCTCAGCTTCCCAATCAAAGTAGACAGTCTGAGACAAACTCTTTCGAGTGAAGGATTGGATGCAAGGATTAGAAGAATGTTGAAACTATCTAATATAAGTGATCTTTCATAA
- a CDS encoding ATP-dependent DNA ligase codes for MRHFADLINALETTNKTNAKIDAIIDYLERAPDEDKVWFIALFTGKRPKRNVNTNYMKEWALEITKLPYWLFQESYSSVGDLGETLSLILPPPEEKIERSLSEWMNDIVNLKGKTDIEKKEFVLQSWNGLDYTERLIFNKLIGGSFRIGVSDKTLINALTKFSGQESSALMHSLMGKWLPDEVSFKELIDAENVNPDNSKPYPFCLAYPLEKETQELGNPDEWLVEYKWDGIRGQIIRRNDEVFIWSRGEELITEQFPEITEVVKAMKGSFVIDGEILAVKDGKVLNFNELQKRLNRKTLTKKMLSEIPIEVFAYDLLELEDNDLREKPISARRALLEELLLNENPQNISISKNLDFEQWEELDSLRENSRTVNSEGLMLKQKNSPYHSGRKKGDWWKWKINPFTIDAALIYAQKGSGRRSAYYTDYTFAVKNGDTLVTIAKAYSGLTDKEIMEVSRFVTKNAIEKFGPVRTVKAELVFEIAFEGIGFSNRHKSGVALRFPRIVRWRKDKTVDEIDDLEEIKKLIQ; via the coding sequence ATGAGACATTTTGCAGATCTTATCAACGCTTTGGAAACCACCAACAAAACCAATGCTAAAATTGATGCTATCATTGATTATCTGGAACGCGCTCCCGATGAAGATAAAGTATGGTTTATCGCCTTATTTACCGGAAAAAGACCTAAGAGAAATGTCAATACCAATTACATGAAAGAATGGGCGCTGGAAATCACAAAGCTGCCATATTGGCTATTCCAGGAATCCTATTCTTCTGTAGGAGATCTTGGGGAAACATTATCATTAATTCTTCCGCCTCCGGAGGAAAAAATAGAGCGCTCCTTATCAGAATGGATGAACGATATTGTCAATCTTAAAGGCAAAACAGATATTGAAAAGAAAGAATTTGTATTACAGTCATGGAATGGTCTGGATTACACAGAACGTTTGATTTTCAATAAATTAATTGGCGGAAGCTTCAGAATCGGGGTTTCAGATAAAACCTTAATCAATGCACTGACAAAATTTTCCGGGCAGGAATCTAGTGCGCTCATGCACAGTTTAATGGGAAAATGGTTGCCTGATGAAGTTTCTTTCAAAGAACTTATTGATGCTGAAAATGTGAATCCTGACAATTCAAAACCTTATCCTTTCTGTCTTGCTTATCCTTTGGAAAAAGAAACTCAGGAACTGGGAAATCCGGACGAATGGCTGGTAGAATATAAATGGGACGGAATACGCGGACAGATCATCCGGAGAAACGATGAAGTCTTTATCTGGTCAAGAGGAGAAGAACTTATTACCGAGCAGTTTCCTGAGATTACAGAGGTCGTAAAAGCAATGAAAGGCAGCTTTGTTATAGATGGAGAAATACTTGCGGTAAAAGATGGTAAAGTTTTAAATTTTAATGAATTACAAAAAAGATTAAACAGAAAAACTTTAACTAAAAAAATGCTGTCGGAAATCCCGATAGAAGTCTTTGCCTATGACTTACTGGAACTTGAAGATAATGATTTGAGGGAAAAACCAATCTCTGCGAGAAGAGCTTTACTTGAAGAGTTATTACTGAATGAAAATCCTCAGAATATCAGTATCTCTAAAAATCTGGACTTTGAACAATGGGAAGAACTGGATTCGCTTCGTGAAAATTCAAGGACAGTAAACAGTGAAGGATTGATGTTAAAACAAAAAAACTCACCCTATCATTCCGGCCGGAAAAAAGGTGACTGGTGGAAGTGGAAAATCAATCCGTTTACTATTGATGCAGCCCTGATCTACGCCCAAAAAGGCAGTGGCAGACGAAGCGCTTATTATACGGATTATACTTTTGCTGTGAAAAACGGAGATACTTTGGTCACCATTGCCAAAGCCTATTCTGGATTAACGGATAAAGAAATTATGGAAGTGAGCAGGTTTGTTACTAAAAATGCCATTGAGAAATTCGGACCTGTGAGAACCGTAAAAGCAGAACTTGTTTTTGAAATCGCATTTGAAGGCATTGGTTTCAGCAACCGCCATAAAAGTGGTGTTGCACTCCGGTTTCCCAGAATTGTAAGATGGCGGAAAGATAAAACCGTGGATGAAATTGATGATTTGGAAGAGATTAAAAAATTAATACAATAA